In the genome of Rhodamnia argentea isolate NSW1041297 chromosome 3, ASM2092103v1, whole genome shotgun sequence, one region contains:
- the LOC115753792 gene encoding major strawberry allergen Fra a 1-3-like: MGVVTYSQEFTSAVAPSRMFKALVLDSHIIIPKIVPGGIKSVEFIEGDGGVGSIKQTNFGESAHIKYTKHKIDALDVENFYCKYTLIESDIKFDKIDSIVYEVKFTSANGGCVCKMTSDYHVKEGAELKEDDIKQGKDRAMGLFKIVEEYLLANPDVCA; this comes from the exons ATGGGTGTCGTCACTTACTCTCAAGAGTTCACATCTGCCGTCGCTCCATCGAGAATGTTCAAGGCTTTGGTCCTTGACTCGCACATCATCATTCCCAAGATTGTCCCCGGGGGCATCAAGAGTGTCGAGTTCATTGAGGGAGACGGGGGTGTTGGCAGTATTAAGCAAACTAACTTTGGCGAAA GTGCTCACATCAAGTACACCAAGCACAAGATTGACGCTCTTGATGTTGAGAACTTTTACTGCAAATATACTTTGATTGAAAGTGATATCAAGTTCGACAAAATTGACTCCATTGTCTATGAGGTGAAGTTCACATCCGCTAATGGTGGATGCGTCTGCAAGATGACTAGCGACTATCATGTCAAGGAAGGTGCAGAGCTCAAGGAAGATGACATCAAGCAGGGCAAAGACAGGGCTATGGGATTGTTCAAGATAGTTGAAGAGTACCTCTTGGCGAACCCCGACGTTTGTGCTTAA